aacaaaaaaaaacatggaacaGCCCGCCAATTGACATaagaaatcaaaattgaaaacctATTTCTTTAATTAGCAAATTGCTGTGTACAAGAAGAGCTCTGAATAAGCATAGCTGAATGAGTTTGCTTAATGAGAGAGAATAAAATGCAGATGAGTGCATCACTAAAATTAATTCATGTTTGGAAATAAAGGTGTAAACCTATGAAAAAAACAGTTGAAACAGTACAGATATATAACACACACAAGCACACACGCATACGTACATACACaatcctggggagcgtttcatgaagggtttttgtccgacaagttctgttttatccgacaattaccatagtaacagtacctctcagccaatcagaatcaaggaaagatgtcaggtctgacaacttgtcggagaaaaatattgatgaaacgctccccaggagagagagaaaaaaatgctttctttgattggaaaataattgtaaaataaacttaaaacttTAGCTAAAAAGGGGTTAAGTCTTACATTTGTTTAAATCATTGATTACAACTGATTTGCATTTCAAATAATCttgttcattttgaaataaGATATTACATTGTGAGAAATataaagatattaaaaaaaagtagaacataaataataatagaaaaaaatgatttcaaatcatttttttttatatcaaagtgATAATAAATTTCTAATTAAAGCATTGtattaaagagaaaatatatctAAACATAGAATTGGTAAGGGAGAAAGTAAAGGAGAAAGTAGAAaagacatgaaataaaatgaaaattcaacaGAGAAATATGAGAAGGATATGATGATCCGTTTAGTGGTATAGCAAAACTCATAAAGATACCAATTTCACTGACACTATAGGGCGCCGGCGGCTATGGGCTTCACTCAAATTTGGgaatcaattttccaatttCTTTGCTCTTCTTATTTTGCTTCGGGCATTTTTTGTCCTTCGAAAGTGCAAGGTTTGGAAAAAATTCTTTAAGGATGAGTGTTTCAGTCTGTTTTCTAGATTCAATGTCAGACTGCACTTTTAAAAGATATTCATGCAGCGCGATCCTTATTGGTGGCGGATctacggggggggggatggttGGGGATTTAACCCCCTCCCCTTGGGctgccaagtaaaaaaaaaagtaatggcCTAATTACCGGAGCCCTTTTTGTGCTTTTAAAATTTCTCTGGATGAAAAATGCCCTCTTTTTTTCAGTGAATCCccctttttttgtcaaatttacacCAGCTCCCCCTGTCCAAAAAAATCGATCTCAGGGTCCTGGTCAAACCCCCCTCATGGAGAAAAGTGAGATCGGCCCCTGCTTAAAACCGACCCCGTCCCTCTCCCAGGTTAAAGAGGGAAAATTCAACAAAGACTTTTGTCACTTTTTATCCTTGCCTTCCAAACTTTCATCAACAATACCTGTGAGAATAGTTATTTATTTTGATGTCACTTTCAGAACTATTGAATGCTAACGAAACCTAAGTGTCCTTTTTAgtgtccattttttttccagactcGGGGCAGCACCTTGCCCTTGAAAAGTGCACAACTTTTAAACCTGTCAGATTTGATAACGTGGAAATAACGACAAGAGAAGACACCTTGTAAAGAAGTAAGAAAATAAGCTGTCAAATACTTCAGAGAAATATGCTAAAGGATATATGCATTGGATGTGATttaattggggaaaaaatttaCCTCTCATTTTTGTTGCATATCGTATTGCAAAATTTCATTTGCAATTGTGGTGAGCATGCCGGAGGGAATGGACACGCTGACCAAGGGAATATATATCGCAGcagttatattattattataaactaTATTCGCCCTTCgagttaaaatgaaaattatgaacagTAACTTACctcaatcttttatcatgaggCCTACTTGGTCCTATTACGAGCCTGAGATACACTTCTTCTTATAATTTCGTGACGAGAacaaatttaaaggacaagtccacgccaacataaagttgatttgaatataaagagaaaacccataacactgaaaatttcagcaaaatcggatgttaaataagaaaattgTGACGTTTTGAAGTTTctattaattttacaaaacggGTAATACGCACATCTTGTTCGCCGGTATACaaatggggagggggagaactgatgacatcattcactacactcttaaaaatattggataaaaatgctccatgagggtaattatgtatccaaccaacgatgggcatttcttttgggcatttttatttatccagtgtgataaaaattttgctcattgTAAAATAactgctgcttattttttaaccctaCTGGataatatgcttcccgcatttggtaaatactgccccaaattggttgaatacataattaccctcgtgcttgataaaattttgcccaatattttttaccgTGTATTTATTTTGGATTTCATTACAAACATGAAacattttccttttattctcattgtcatgtggaacaaagttttattcttcTCATGTGGAATTACAATTGGTTTAATATTATGTGGTGTAGTCAAGTTTGTCataattgtcaaatctgttaaatgataataataataaaataaaaaaaaaaggaaaaagcgagtgagggacatcatcgagcCTCTCATTAATTTTGCAAATCACTGATTTGTGCATTTCCTGAGAAAAAattacataactttcttattttacatcccattttgatgaaatcttaaTTTGTACGCTTGTTTTTTTCCCTcttcattgattcaaatcaacattttctggggtggacttgacctttgaataCACCATAATTTCTATATTGATTGTTAGCTAGCGCCAGCTCTTGGTCATGAAAGAGATAAATTGGTGCTCTTCAAAAGTAAACTTCGTATACcgaataagaaaatgattaagGCGTAActgatatacatgatatactctgtatacatgcattttattgaatttacacatctttttttcaattcggATGTGTCTCACCAACACTTCATCCGCGACTCcagatgtataggcctacaaggtacaaagaaaaaaacaactttaacCTAGTTGGTCGGATTCTATCGATCGAGAGAAGTACCCGAGAGCACAATTCTCACGTACTCCTCAAAGTTTAATTTAGAtctatttttaaatgaatagatTATAAAATAAACGACAAAATAtgtgattttattcatattacCAAACAGATCAATCGAAATATGTTCATTAATGAACCAggaaaaattgaatttcattgttATTGAAAAGTATTCAGTAATTTCATTCACGGTATGATTTGGTTCATATAATTTAAACGTCTCTCTAAATGTTTCGTTTAGAAGGCTAGAGAGACTAAAAGTTGATAGGTAATGTTGTTATCTAcattaatttgataaaattgACTAATCCTCGATAGTTTTTAGTTGTTACAATTACGGATGCTAAGTTATTGATGCTGAGACAGTTCAGaaccaaatttgatgaaaaatccACACACAGAGGCTGAACTTGAGCTCATAATTCCAATATAAAACCGCCAAAGTTTTATGATTTCGGATTGATTTACTTTTGGGACAAAACAAACCTGTctgaaaacacattttgttgGAAAGAGATGCGGAAAGGGACATGTTTTGAACGTTGTGCATTAGCCAATCTACGACCCATGGCGCGAACAGGACAGATGTGAAAATTAGACATAAATTTGGTCGTCTGCTTTGAGACGCCAAGGTCGTCCCGGGAAAGCTTCTACTCGGCGTGATGTCTGCCACCATCATGACATCgcctccaccatcatcattatctcttCGCAACTTAGACATGATCTTCAGATTTTGTCAAAATAAGGTATAGATTGAAGGAAATCGAAGTACTACGTGGAATACATTTCTTCAAATAACTTCTACAGAACATGCACAATATTTTGCCTTTTAAAGATAATCTTTTTAAATTGAAGATTCCGTCAAATATTGCTTGCTCATTTTGCAATAGACCTGAATAATCATTTACTCACATATTGTTAAAATATAGCAGATTTTTGGTAAAGGATTCGTAAATTAGTTTTATATTGGTTTCAATAGATATTCATTTCCAAGAAAAGGTTAGTGCTATTGGTTTCAACGTCAGTAAAACTAAATTTACTTTGAATAACTTACCATTAGATTATGCTTAGTAAGTAGTTTACAAGATGTCCATGTTAAATCGTTtcagaaataaaatgtttaatagTCAGATTTTATGCGGAgttacaaaaataagaaagatgtaTTAGAAAATCTTGATATGTTTCTTTCCTAAAAATGTTTACCTATTCTGTGTATATTTACCCTTTTTCTTCTATTGACTAATTATgtctacatgtaattataatgtcatttgatttcataaaataaagtaCCTCGGAAGAGgaaagtaaatatatatatatactcaatATACCCAATAACAAAGGTAATTCAATCATCAAGACACggagcatggggggggggggtaaagcaAGGTTAATTTTCCCTGAATGTTTCCTTCTATCGATAGACTGTTTTCTGCTATCTTAGAGGTCAATTAGGATTTAATAAGACCTACAAGCCgatttgacatatttttgaatgaccaaTCTATGATAGAACAATGAGAAGTAGCACATATGGACTGGCTCGCTTCGCTTCCTCATAATTAAAGAATAATGATCTATACAATAACCCAAGTCTtttatacataatttatttttatatatgtttttgCTCATTACACCACTGCAAACGTCCATTGCTAAACAGTTACCTTAAATACACAGGGAAAGAAGTAAAAGTGTCCCAAAAGAATGGGGGCGATTGTTTGAAGGTTGTGTCGAAATCAGATCCGCCTCGCCTGACCTTCTGAACTTGACTGAACAGCAATAATGAAAACTTTGCTATGATTGAGCACGGTTTAGGAGGAAAAGATTGGGCAATCAATTCCTGGGAGGGTTCCGattgatgaatgaataaatggataACCCGATGAATGAATTTACTgaaactttttctttctttttattcaaatggtaCACTTCAGAATATTCGTGGGAACGGAAgagtgaagaaaagaaaaatcaacatTAGCTGTTTCAAGCTTTGAATAAAAGAATTCctgaatgaaaatatacacaCGATTTTTCTTTTCAGCCTTTTGCTTTACCGCcaccatcaacatgatcaaataACTTTGATAAGGGAAATGAATAGTTCATAAAGGGGTTATCAGAATTTATGTGAAAGATtgaatttcgagatttagacaatgacataaataaatggaaaaaggCCTGTGAAGTAAAAGAAACTCATATAGTCATCACTAATCATCGCTTTCGTGTTAGGAAACGTAGCGATCTTAACTCTAACATGTCTAACGCTAAAGATCATTTGAAGTACTTATAATTCATATTGATATTCAGGTAATGAAGGATGAAAATACGGCCGAGTGAaggaaatcaaacaaaaatgcGCATAGATGCAGACGCCACCTTAAACTTCCACTAAAAATTTGATCCTTagaggacaaatccaccccatcAAAAAGTTGATCtgaatggaaagagaaaaatccaacaagtataacacagaaaatttttatcaaattcggatgtaagataagaaagttatgaaatttaaagttttgcttaatttaacaaaatagttatatgcacacttGGTTagtatcagtggcgtaccgtgggtcacggcattgggggggcaccagcaaaaaatttgagtcacttagtgagcgcgcgaagcgcgctcagttgtcaggtatactgacctaatatagacattttaaggaagcacttgtagtcattgtaatcacaaataaaaatacgcatctcagcaatcaaataatgcgagcgcgaagcgcgagctgaaaatttttgatatacagACCTAagaagggacattataatcgattttgtaatcatgatacgtacctgactagctaaacaatgcgagtgcgaagcgcgagccgaaaattttgtatatattgaccccaaacatggagaTCTTaatgactatattttaggaatcccttaatagtatacatatctcaccatagtcatctaatgcgagtgccaagcgcttgctaattttgttagaattacatctgaacacatgaagcactttgtgtagtcattgtaatcatgattaccatacgcatctcactaataaaatattgcgagcgcgagctgaaaatttagataattcagacctgaagcggggcattctaaggcttgcttgtaggaattcactaagaccatacgtttttcactaaccaaatgatgcgagcgtgaagcgcgatctgaaaatttttgatattcagatcagaaaaagggacattttaaggactgattttaggaattcacggaGAGCAGacttatctcaccaatccactgatACGAACGTAATcgcggacaggaaatgttttatattaataccttaacatggggcaatcattttaagtagtcattaaaaaagaaccatatgtcactacataaaaacaataatatatttggtgtatcttgacttgaaacgggagtttttcgtacaacaggtttatatttctctctaaacagacaatgcgagcaccaggaacaatgacaacataggccctgagcaaattatgtttcatagagttatgataaaaatgtttcctatgtaatatagcataacatgattataatgtaatataccattataatgaataataatttcttctttcccactacgttactcttcctttctccctctttttctccttttccccgttttttttgtcagccgatgggggggggggcacgtgccccccatgcccccgtagttacgccactggtcagTATCtactcaatatttctttcttatatcatatgaaatatggaatattttatttttctcctcattgtcaagtgaaacaacggtTGATTCCTCCCTTGAGCATTATTTAGTACcttatgattcagtcaagttggtcctttttgtaaaatctataaaaaggaaatattgtttattcaaacaataaaaaaaagaaagtgtgagtgagggacatcatcgactgtgtcatttgagttgtgcatatcactgttttgtgaaaaataagcaaaacttgaaaatgtcataactttcttattttacatccgattttgatgatttttttcagcgttttgctagtttgattttctctatttattcaaatcaacatttgtcttgggtggacatgacctttaaccttCATACGAAATATCACGTTTTTTAACTTTAGTTTTGAAAGTATGTCATTGCATGTCGAGTGGTAAAGTTTGTTTTCCCTTGTTTgtgctgacatttttttatgaaaaaaacccGACACTTTCCCTTTTGGGGTAAATTCTGGATCTGAGGCTGTTgtcagttaccatggttactcgTATATAATTTAAACCCCATGTTGGTTCCTAAATTGTATTTCGTCAACCAATAACAATAACCGTTTTGTTTCTCATATACCGTTTTGTCACTCGAGAATCATTCTGTTTCACATAATCAGATAATATTTAGTCATTAACGAAGCATTCTGGTTTTCAGTCTTATTTCGTCTCCTCAGAATTTTATTCAAGTATCAATTCTCCACAAGGGAACCGTTTTGTTTCTCAAATAGTATTTCGTACCTTGACTCCCATCTTGTTACTCAAAGCATATTTTGTCACTGTAGAGCCATCTCTTTTAAATGACCATATTGTTCGTCAAGTATTGCGTCATTCGACATGCTCGAGAACCATTCTATTGTCAAATACCATTTCGTTTTCAGTGACCATTTTGTTACTCAAATATATTGTCACTGATTAGTCAATACCCATTTTGCCTCTCACGTGATATTTTGTCTCTAAAAACATTTCTGTGTCAATAATATTTGGGTCAGTTAAGAACGggtttttttatcaaatattattttgtcgCGTAAGAACATAAGCCACACCTTAACTTGTTActgcaaaaagaaaatgatactcaatcatgtattatttcaaaatttgaatgcCATTGCTTCTCAAATATCAATATCTGCACATAAGAACCGTTTGAATCTTAAAATACGACATTTTCATTTAAGAACATTTTCGTCACTCTAATATTATTTCGTCACGTAAGAGTAATTATATCTGAAATGCTATTATGTGTCTTTAAATCCAATTTTATTAATCATAATCTATTTCCTCTCGGAGGTTATTATAAGATATTTATCATGGTCACGGATCGTCTAGGAAGTAATGATCAATTATCATGGggtaactttatgaaacaaataatcAGTGATTTTCATCGACTGTTGTtattataagctactgaaatccttgaacCTGATTGGTTGACAGCACATTAGTCAGTAAAAAACActgacaaaacttttcatgaaaggacatcTTGGTCTATATTCCATCTACAAATCTAACACACTAATAGATGCCGATATTATCTTACACGCTTTTTACCCATTACTTACCATTTTACTGATATCAAAATAGTTCCATGATTGGAATTATTATGGGAACAATCTGAGGAAATAAAACTCGAATAAAGTGTATGATGTTCTTCATGAAACGAACTAACAATTCTTCCCTATCtgcttttctctttatttttacagattACGTAATCCACCCAAACCAAGGGAGTTGACATAGGATGAAATCGCCGGACCTAGAAACAAACCAATCGAATTCACAACTCGGGATGAAATCACCAGAAATAGAAACAGACCCTTATATAAGCATGAAAATGAAACGAAAAAGTGACACTGGATTTGATGACGAGATTGTGGCGAAAACTCGGCGTATGGAAGGCGCAAAGAAAGCTGTTTGCTCCTCGGATTCCTTAGGGAGTGATACTGTCCAAGGAGACAGGCATACAAAGTCAATCATACTTCCTTCAGGAATTACTTCAAATAGCACAGAAGTTACACCACCCCACCATGACTCAAACAGCTTATCTTCATCTCTCCTTTCACCAGGACTTGTTGGTGAGCGCGAAGACGTGGATTCGCTCTCGCGCTTGAATGTAGCTAGGCTCTCCACTACGGTGGCACCAGGACTGTTTGGAGGGCTGAATGATCAAGAGAGACTCCTGCAGAGAAATATAGAACCAGGAGACAGTCTGGCCAGATTGTTTAAGCAACGGTTCCCTCAAACCCATCGGGATTTTCCTCTGGGAAGGAGCGCATTCCGTGAGGTATGCAAAGAAAAACCATCGACACCGTTCAGTCCGCAACTTCTACCGCTTCGTCCGAGGCTGCTAAACGAGCAGCTCTATGGACCCACTGGTGTAAGACCAAAGGTGGGAAAGCCGTTCGCAGGACTCAGTGACATTGATGTCAGAACCAATACCGATGGCAAGGCTGGAACCAACACTGTCAACAAAAGCAATATTCCAAACCAGACGCAGCCCATCAGCCAGCCACTACAAGAATCCCGTACACGGCATCTCACTTTGGCGCAACTTTCTGCCAACGGGACAAGCCAAACATGGCCACAAACCTTACGCCTAGGACCTTATCGTTCGCTCCGGCAAAATCTGCTCGAAGGAAGAGTGGACAGTCATCATTTAAACAGCATGAAAGCAACCCAGTTCATGCCATTCGGACGATACCATGGGAATGCCAGCGATAACAGTAGGAACCAACACCTGAGCGCACCGAATAATATTCAACCCTACATGGCGTTACCAGGATTGATGCTTGCTGCGACTAGTCCATCTCTGTGGCAACCGCCCTCTCTTGGGATGTTGACCATGCCTTCTGAGAACTGGTGCGCTCGCTGTAAGACAAGTTTCCGCATGACCAGTGATCTCGTCTACCACATGCGAACATACCACAAGAGGGAGAACCTGACAACAGGTGGTAGCGGTACAGTGGACGAAGCTGCAGTCAGCAGTGGCGGCAACGTCACAGAGAAAGATGACAAGCAAGATGGAGACAAAACTGGTGATGAGAAAACCCTTCGTTGCAAGGTGTGTAAGGAGACATTCCGAGAGAGACATCACCTGACACGTCACATGACGTCACATGTCAGGTGATCTATCCTTGAATATGAACTTcggagaaaaaacaaacaaacagacgTTTGTATACATAGATATAAAAGAACATTAAATATGCATGCGAAAAGTCTAACATCTAATATACAAACATTACATGATTTGTAAATATAGAAATTAGAATATACAAAACATTCCCATCAAAACTTGAAATCTTATACTATAGACCTTTCATGATCCGATAAATTCCACGACATGACTATATAATGTcgtttaaaaatcaaattacccCTCCTATTACGCTATTATTGTTTGTGTCCTATTTTAATTCTGTTCAACAGAATTCTTGGTGTGTTCCCCATTGGCACCCTGAATGCTTTATGTTtacatgaaaggacttgtccgACGTGTGATCCAACAAAGTTTGT
This region of Lytechinus variegatus isolate NC3 chromosome 18, Lvar_3.0, whole genome shotgun sequence genomic DNA includes:
- the LOC121432135 gene encoding uncharacterized protein LOC121432135; translated protein: MKSPDLETNQSNSQLGMKSPEIETDPYISMKMKRKSDTGFDDEIVAKTRRMEGAKKAVCSSDSLGSDTVQGDRHTKSIILPSGITSNSTEVTPPHHDSNSLSSSLLSPGLVGEREDVDSLSRLNVARLSTTVAPGLFGGLNDQERLLQRNIEPGDSLARLFKQRFPQTHRDFPLGRSAFREVCKEKPSTPFSPQLLPLRPRLLNEQLYGPTGVRPKVGKPFAGLSDIDVRTNTDGKAGTNTVNKSNIPNQTQPISQPLQESRTRHLTLAQLSANGTSQTWPQTLRLGPYRSLRQNLLEGRVDSHHLNSMKATQFMPFGRYHGNRTE
- the LOC121431602 gene encoding zinc finger protein 488-like; translated protein: MALPGLMLAATSPSLWQPPSLGMLTMPSENWCARCKTSFRMTSDLVYHMRTYHKRENLTTGGSGTVDEAAVSSGGNVTEKDDKQDGDKTGDEKTLRCKVCKETFRERHHLTRHMTSHVR